The sequence below is a genomic window from Microbacterium sp. cx-55.
CGGGCACGGGTAACCGCGCGCTGAAGTCCCTGAGCGACATGCTGAAGGGTAAGCAGGGCCGGTTCCGTCAGAACCTGCTCGGCAAGCGCGTGGACTACTCGGGCCGTTCGGTGATCATCGTCGGACCCCAGCTGAAGCTGCACCAGTGCGGTCTGCCCAAGCAGATGGCCCTCGAGCTCTTCAAGCCGTTCGTGATCAAGCGTCTGATCGATCTCGGTCACTCGCAGAACATCAAGGCCGCCAAGCGCGCCGTGGAGCGCACTCGTCCCGAGGTCTGGGACGTGCTCGAGGAGATCATCCGCGAACGTCCGGTGCTCCTCAACCGTGCGCCCACGCTGCACCGTCTCGGCATCCAGGCCTTCGAGCCTCAGCTCGTCGAGGGCAAGGCGATCCAGCTGCACCCGCTCGTCTGCGCCGCGTTCAACGCGGACTTCGACGGTGACCAGATGGCCGTCCACCTGCCGCTGTCGGTCGAGGCCCAGGCCGAGGCACGCATCCTGATGCTCGCCTCGAACAACATCCTGAAGCCGTCCGACGGACGCCCGGTCACCCTGCCCTCGCAGGACATGATCATCGGCCTCCACCACCTGACCACGGTCAAGGTGGGCGCCGCTGGCGAGGGTCGCGTGTTCGGTTCGGTCGGCGAGGCCATCCTGGCCAAGGACGAGGGCACCCTCGACCTGCAGGCCAAGGTCCGCATCCGCGTTCCCGGTCTGACGTTCCTCGAGGGCGAAGCGCCCGAGGGCTACGAGCGTCACGGTCTGGTCGACGCATCGCTCGGTCAGGCGATCTTCAACGACACCCTCCCGAAGGGCTACCCGTTCGTTCGCGAGCAGGCAGACAAGGGCAAGCTGTCGCAGATCGTCAACAAGCTCGCCGAGGAGTACCCGAAGGTCGAGGTCGCTGCATCGCTCGACCGGATCAAGGACGCCGGCTTCCACTGGGCCACCCGTTCGGGTGTCACCGTGGCGCTGAGCGACGTGCTCACCCCGCCGAACAAGGCGCAGATCATCGCGGGCTACGAGAAGCAGGCCGCGAAGGTCCAGTCCCAGTACGAGAAGGGCCTCACGACCGACGCCGAGCGTCGCCAGGAGCTCATCAAGATCTGGACGGCGGCGACCGACGAGGTTCAGGTCGCGATGCGTGCGAACTTCCCGGAAGACAACACGATCAACCGCATGGTGTCCTCGGGCGCCCGTGGTAACTGGCTGCAGATCCGGAACATCGCCGGTATGCGAGGCCTCGTGAACAACCCGAAGGGTGAGATCATCGCCCGCCCGATCATCTCCTCGTACCGCGAGGGTCTGTCGGTGGCGGAGTACTTCATCGCGACGCACGGTGCCCGTAAGGGTCTGGCCGACACGGCCCTCCGTACGGCTGACTCGGGTTACCTCACGCGTCGACTCGTCGACGTCTCGCAGGATGTCATCATCCGCGAAGAGGACTGCGCGACCTCGAAGGGTCTCGAGCTTCCGATCGCTGCGGCCGGCGCCGACGGCGTTCTCGTCAAGGACGCGAACGTCGAGAACTCGGTGTTCGCCCGCACGCTGTCTTCGGATGTCGTGGACGAGTCCGGCACGGTTCTCGCCCAGTCCGGCGACGACGTGGGTGATGTGCTCATCAACAAGCTCGTCGAGGCCGGTGTCACCTCCATCAAGGTGCGCTCGGTCCTCACCTGCGACTCCGCTGTCGGTGTGTGCGCGAAGTGCTACGGCCGTTCGCTCGCAACCGGCAAGGTCGTCGACATCGGCGAGGCCGTCGGCATCATCGCGGCCCAGTCGATCGGTGAGCCCGGAACCCAGCTGACGATGCGTACCTTCCACACCGGTGGATCCGCGTCGGCCGAGGACATCACGCAGGGTCTGCCGCGTGTCCAGGAGCTGTTCGAGGCGCGTACCCCCAAGGGTGCGTCCCCGATCGCCGAGGCCGACGGTCGCATCACGATCGAGGAGACCGACAAGCAGAAGAAGGTCATCCTCACGCCCGACAACGGTGACGAGCCGCATGTCTACCCGGTCCTCAAGCGCGCCACCCTCCTCGTCGAGGACGGCCAGCGCGTCGAGGTCGGTCAGGCCCTCCAGGTCGGCACGCTCGACCCGAAGGAGATCATGCGCGTCATGGGCGCCCGCGAGGTGCAGAAGTACCTCGTCGGCGGTGTGCAGGGCGTGTACCGGTCGCAGGGTGTGCCGATCCACGACAAGCACATCGAGGTCATCGTGCGTCAGATGCTGCGGAAGGTCACCGTGGTCGACCACGGCGACACGAAGCTGCTGCCCGGTGAGATGGTCGACTCGCGTCGCTTCATCGACATCAACCGCCAGACGGTCGGCGAGGGCAACCGCCCCGCATCCGGCCGCCCGGAGCTGATGGGTATCACCAAGGCGTCGCTCGCGACCGAGTCGTGGCTGTCGGCCGCGTCGTTCC
It includes:
- the rpoC gene encoding DNA-directed RNA polymerase subunit beta'; amino-acid sequence: MLESTTFDQLRIGLATADDIRRWSFGEVKKPETINYRTLKPEKDGLFGEQIFGPSRDWECACGKYKRVRFKGIVCERCGVEVTKSSVRRERMGHIELAAPVTHIWYFKGVPSRLGYLLDMAPKDLEKVIYFAAYMVISVDEEARHRDLPTHENNLRLELKNLGDRRDARVAARMAKLEEELAALEAEGAKADQKKKVKDAADKDMAGIRKNADEQIGKLERVWEDFRSLEVGALKPEDDVFNELVDRFGQYFEAHMGAESIKRRLEAFDLAAESESLHLQISEGKGQRKIRAIKRLKVVNSFLTTGMSPASMVLDVVPVIPPELRPMVQLDGGRFATSDLNDLYRRVINRNNRLRRLIDLGAPEIIVNNEKRMLQEAVDALFDNGRRGRPVTGTGNRALKSLSDMLKGKQGRFRQNLLGKRVDYSGRSVIIVGPQLKLHQCGLPKQMALELFKPFVIKRLIDLGHSQNIKAAKRAVERTRPEVWDVLEEIIRERPVLLNRAPTLHRLGIQAFEPQLVEGKAIQLHPLVCAAFNADFDGDQMAVHLPLSVEAQAEARILMLASNNILKPSDGRPVTLPSQDMIIGLHHLTTVKVGAAGEGRVFGSVGEAILAKDEGTLDLQAKVRIRVPGLTFLEGEAPEGYERHGLVDASLGQAIFNDTLPKGYPFVREQADKGKLSQIVNKLAEEYPKVEVAASLDRIKDAGFHWATRSGVTVALSDVLTPPNKAQIIAGYEKQAAKVQSQYEKGLTTDAERRQELIKIWTAATDEVQVAMRANFPEDNTINRMVSSGARGNWLQIRNIAGMRGLVNNPKGEIIARPIISSYREGLSVAEYFIATHGARKGLADTALRTADSGYLTRRLVDVSQDVIIREEDCATSKGLELPIAAAGADGVLVKDANVENSVFARTLSSDVVDESGTVLAQSGDDVGDVLINKLVEAGVTSIKVRSVLTCDSAVGVCAKCYGRSLATGKVVDIGEAVGIIAAQSIGEPGTQLTMRTFHTGGSASAEDITQGLPRVQELFEARTPKGASPIAEADGRITIEETDKQKKVILTPDNGDEPHVYPVLKRATLLVEDGQRVEVGQALQVGTLDPKEIMRVMGAREVQKYLVGGVQGVYRSQGVPIHDKHIEVIVRQMLRKVTVVDHGDTKLLPGEMVDSRRFIDINRQTVGEGNRPASGRPELMGITKASLATESWLSAASFQETTRVLTQAAMEGKSDPLVGLKENVIIGKLIPAGTGLAKYRNVTVEATEEAKSERYPNRIFASDGAYSDSDLSYVDFDSFSTDDFTPGTYN